A single Chanos chanos chromosome 8, fChaCha1.1, whole genome shotgun sequence DNA region contains:
- the LOC115818216 gene encoding CD276 antigen homolog: MDRRCLVVWLLVSLTDKVSSQVKVEGVKGGKAVLPCVYTKTIMERDMVTIFWRLNDEKKVYDVAAGNTVLTQQDPEFKARAQTFPEEYSKGNYSLSLRDLRVTDVGTYFCYIPPLNVKQQIQLHVEDGPEARSSSMRASLVPAVLLCLILLL, from the exons ATGGATAGGAG ATGTTTGGTGGTATGGCTGTTGGTGTCCCTTACTGACAAAG TGTCTTCACAAGTCAAAGTGGAAGGCGTCAAAGGAGGGAAAGCTGTCTTACCGTGCGTGTACACAAAAACCATAATGGAACGTGACATGGTGACCATATTCTGGCGCCTCAACGACGAGAAGAAGGTCTATGACGTTGCCGCGGGAAACACAGTCCTAACTCAACAAGACCCGGAGTTTAAGGCTCGAGCTCAGACCTTCCCAGAGGAGTACAGCAAAGGCAACTACTCTCTCTCGCTGAGGGATCTGAGAGTCACAGACGTAGGGACATACTTCTGTTATATTCCTCCCCTGAACGTGAAACAACAAATACAGCTTCACGTTGAAG aTGGTCCTGAAGCCAGAAGCAGCAGCATGAGAGCCAGTCTTGTTCCAGCTGTGCTACTCTGCCTCATCCTGCTCCTCTAA